The following are encoded together in the Gloeomargarita sp. SKYB120 genome:
- a CDS encoding DUF389 domain-containing protein, whose product MSRWYGPRNLAELEQLQAICQDLYAESVLDGPYIMLVIGSCVIATLGLLSNSAAVIIGAMVVTPLMMPIRGLAFGALTGDVALFRKAFISLGVGTLLAIGLSWLIGVIVALPNFGSEILARTTPNLLDLGIAIAAGGVCGYARVEPKVSPTLPGTAIAVALMPPICVVGLCLSQAEWRLSWGAFLLFLTNLLGIALACMVAFFLAGYTPWHKARRVLAVASFLTSILL is encoded by the coding sequence ATGTCGCGGTGGTATGGCCCGCGCAACCTGGCGGAGTTAGAGCAACTGCAGGCGATTTGCCAGGATTTGTATGCCGAATCGGTGCTGGATGGTCCTTACATCATGCTGGTCATCGGGTCGTGTGTCATTGCCACGCTGGGATTGCTCTCCAACAGCGCCGCTGTCATTATTGGGGCAATGGTGGTTACGCCATTGATGATGCCGATTCGGGGGCTGGCATTTGGGGCGTTGACTGGTGATGTGGCCCTGTTTCGGAAAGCCTTTATTTCCCTGGGCGTTGGTACGCTGCTGGCGATTGGTTTGTCTTGGTTAATTGGGGTGATTGTTGCCTTACCTAACTTTGGGAGTGAAATCCTGGCCCGTACAACCCCCAACTTGCTGGATTTGGGAATTGCCATTGCTGCTGGTGGCGTCTGTGGTTATGCGCGGGTGGAACCCAAGGTGTCGCCGACATTACCGGGCACGGCGATTGCGGTCGCGTTGATGCCACCTATTTGTGTGGTGGGGTTGTGTCTATCGCAAGCGGAATGGAGGTTGAGCTGGGGGGCGTTTTTGTTGTTTTTGACCAATTTGCTAGGGATTGCTCTGGCCTGCATGGTGGCATTTTTCCTAGCGGGTTACACTCCTTGGCACAAGGCGCGGCGGGTTTTAGCAGTGGCGAGCTTTTTAACCAGTATCTTGCTGG
- a CDS encoding type IV pilus twitching motility protein PilT, with translation MSTTPIPPPPRGSVPPAPPPPIRPVSPPPPKTPPPPVAKTTGPRIPSMEELVFRAYEEGASDIHVGVNERPRFRKRGLMEIVEDLPVTDLETYDRWIAEMLQPEQIELFRKNMEFDGACTFQDKIRVRINLFISLRGPALVLRLIPLQVLTIDQLGLPSVFKDLCHYQKGLILVTGPTGSGKSTTLAAMVDYINQNLPKHIISIEDPVEFVHFSKKSLIRQREVGIHTLKFENALKASLREDPDVILIGEMRDRETVNVAIKAAQTGHLVFGTLHTNSAVKTIDRILNLYEPAEQPAMRIQIAETLVAVIAQSLVRTTDGKRTAIHEIMINTDAIKDYIRRDEVDEIENLIPRSTLDGMCTMNQCLYRLYEEGRITEETALEASPKPNEMAMLLRGKAGF, from the coding sequence ATGAGTACCACGCCAATTCCGCCACCTCCACGGGGTTCTGTGCCGCCGGCTCCCCCCCCACCGATCCGACCAGTATCTCCTCCACCGCCCAAAACACCGCCGCCACCAGTGGCTAAAACAACTGGTCCCCGCATTCCCTCGATGGAGGAGCTGGTGTTTCGGGCCTACGAGGAGGGCGCCTCTGATATTCACGTGGGAGTTAACGAACGGCCCCGGTTTCGCAAGCGGGGGCTAATGGAAATCGTAGAGGACTTGCCGGTCACAGACTTGGAAACCTATGACCGGTGGATTGCCGAGATGCTCCAGCCGGAGCAGATTGAACTCTTTCGCAAAAACATGGAGTTTGACGGCGCCTGCACGTTCCAGGACAAAATCCGGGTGCGGATCAACCTGTTTATTTCCCTACGGGGACCGGCGCTGGTGTTGCGGTTGATTCCCCTGCAAGTCCTGACCATTGACCAGTTGGGGTTGCCGTCTGTTTTTAAGGACTTATGCCATTACCAGAAGGGGCTTATCCTGGTGACTGGGCCGACGGGTTCGGGGAAATCCACCACCTTGGCGGCCATGGTGGACTACATTAACCAGAACCTGCCCAAGCACATCATTTCCATCGAGGACCCGGTGGAATTTGTACATTTCAGCAAGAAATCCCTGATTCGCCAGCGGGAAGTAGGGATTCACACGCTGAAGTTTGAAAATGCCCTGAAGGCTTCCCTGCGGGAAGACCCCGACGTTATCCTGATTGGGGAGATGCGGGACCGGGAAACAGTTAATGTCGCCATCAAGGCCGCCCAGACCGGTCACCTGGTGTTCGGGACGCTCCACACCAACAGTGCCGTGAAAACCATTGACCGGATTCTCAACCTGTACGAGCCGGCGGAACAGCCTGCCATGCGCATCCAGATTGCGGAAACCCTAGTGGCGGTGATTGCCCAATCTTTGGTGCGCACCACGGACGGTAAACGCACGGCCATTCACGAAATCATGATCAACACCGATGCGATCAAGGACTACATCCGGCGGGACGAGGTGGACGAAATCGAAAACCTGATCCCCCGCTCTACCCTCGACGGGATGTGTACGATGAACCAGTGCCTGTACCGCCTGTACGAAGAGGGTCGTATCACCGAAGAAACGGCGTTGGAGGCCTCCCCCAAGCCCAACGAAATGGCCATGCTCCTGCGGGGCAAGGCGGGCTTCTAG
- a CDS encoding dCMP deaminase family protein, with protein MLEAGRPSWDEYFMMLAKLAATRSTCLAMPVGAVIVKQRQVLATGYNGPPSGSPHCTAQGFCYPGLARCDASPTLPSRAIHAEANAIAQAARYGIATEGATIYVTLAPCLSCLKLLISAGIREVVYETPFHGDNTVQAGFIAEGLIRMRQVQVDPAVTARAIRFLQGATSLLPQGV; from the coding sequence ATGCTGGAAGCAGGCCGCCCCAGTTGGGATGAGTACTTCATGATGCTGGCAAAACTGGCGGCGACTCGTTCAACCTGCCTAGCCATGCCGGTGGGGGCGGTCATTGTCAAACAACGGCAGGTGCTGGCGACGGGGTACAACGGTCCTCCTTCTGGGTCCCCCCACTGCACAGCGCAAGGGTTTTGTTACCCTGGTCTTGCTCGCTGTGACGCCAGCCCCACTTTACCGTCCCGCGCCATTCATGCGGAAGCTAATGCGATTGCCCAGGCGGCTCGTTACGGCATTGCCACGGAAGGGGCGACGATCTACGTGACGCTGGCCCCCTGTTTGTCCTGCTTGAAACTGCTCATCTCGGCGGGAATTCGGGAGGTGGTCTACGAAACGCCCTTTCATGGCGACAACACGGTGCAGGCGGGATTCATTGCCGAGGGACTTATCCGGATGCGCCAGGTCCAGGTTGACCCTGCAGTGACCGCCCGCGCTATCCGTTTTCTCCAGGGAGCGACGTCCCTGCTGCCCCAGGGGGTCTAG